The following proteins come from a genomic window of Sorghum bicolor cultivar BTx623 chromosome 3, Sorghum_bicolor_NCBIv3, whole genome shotgun sequence:
- the LOC8058265 gene encoding ethylene-responsive transcription factor CRF1, translating into MSRARTVRIFWDDPDLTDSSGEEDGCGARRVGRMVRELPPMAAPAAAAAAAPAAAAVPDQCNAGDGDRGRRVGVGVAGPVGVCSGARRRLGKGGGPGGAASTKFRGVRRRPWGKFAAEIRDPWRGVRVWLGTFDTAEEAARVYDTAAIQLRGPNATTNFSSAGSGAAGQLQDPATPGGYESGAESSPAVSSPTSVLRKVPSVSSLAEDSSKDFDSDVAAAPCEPAVTECRSLAVLEEEELGEFVPFEDAPVYATSGFWDFEPDAGFLYAEPSSPELSWNAAAAAGAEPASSDDAPSWAAPASPMQENNDYFQDLRDLFPLNPLPAIF; encoded by the coding sequence ATGTCGCGCGCGCGCACGGTGCGGATCTTCTGGGACGATCCTGACCTGACGGACTCCTCCGGCGAGGAGGACGGCTGCGGGGCCCGGCGGGTCGGCAGGATGGTGCGGGAGCTGCCGCCCATGgcggcaccagcagcagcagcagcagcagcaccggcGGCTGCTGCCGTGCCGGATCAGTGTAACGCCGGGGACGGCGACCGCGGGAGGagggtcggcgtcggcgtcgctgGCCCCGTTGGCGTGTGCAGCGGGGCGCGGAGACGgctgggcaagggtggtggcccGGGCGGCGCGGCGAGCACCAAGTTCCGCGGCGTCCGGAGGCGGCCGTGGGGCAAGTTCGCGGCGGAGATCCGTGACCCGTGGCGCGGCGTGCGCGTGTGGCTCGGCACCTTCGACACCGCGGAGGAGGCCGCGCGCGTCTACGACACCGCCGCCATCCAGCTCCGCGGGCCCAACGCCACCACCAACTTCTCCTCCGCCGGCTCCGGGGCGGCCGGCCAGCTGCAGGACCCGGCGACCCCCGGCGGGTACGAGTCCGGCGCGGAGTCCTCGCCGGCGGTGTCGTCGCCGACGTCCGTGCTCCGCAAGGTCCCCTCCGTGTCCTCCCTCGCCGAGGACTCCTCCAAGGACTTCGACTCCGACGTCGCGGCGGCCCCGTGCGAGCCGGCCGTAACCGAGTGCCGCAGCCTGGCCGTcctcgaggaggaggagctTGGCGAGTTCGTGCCGTTCGAGGACGCGCCGGTCTACGCCACCAGCGGCTTCTGGGACTTCGAGCCCGACGCCGGGTTCCTCTACGCCGAGCCGTCGTCGCCGGAGCTGTCGTGGAACGCCGCGGCCGCTGCGGGCGCCGAGCCCGCCTCGTCTGATGACGCGCCCAGCTGGGCCGCGCCGGCGTCGCCGATGCAGGAGAACAACGACTACTTCCAGGACCTGCGCGACCTCTTCCCGCTCAACCCGCTTCCCGCGATTTTCTGA